Sequence from the Fodinibius saliphilus genome:
TCTTTGATAAAGCCAATGCCAAGGATGGCGTAACAGGTGTAATATTACTGCAATATCTGGAAAGCAGACTTGATAATACTGTTTATCGTCTTGGTTTTGCCAGAACTCGTCGTCAAGCACGTCAATTGGTTAGTCATAAGCATATAGTTGTAAATGGGGAAGTAGTAAATATCCCATCTTATCATATTCGACCAGGAGATGTTGTAAGTGTTCGACCAAAGTCTAAAACTTTGGAAGTTATCAATGAATCGTTGCAACACGCTCCATCAAATAAATATAAATGGTTAGAAATTGATAAGAAACAGATGAAGGGCAAGTTCTTGAATGTGCCTGAAATGGAAGAGATTCCTGAAAATATCAATGTGCAGCTTATTGTTGAGCTTTACTCCAAGTAATTAATAAATTCATTTAGCCTAATAACGCTTTTATTATGAGCAATTACAGCATTCAAATGCCTGAACCTCTCGAGGTTGAAGAAGCTACTGATACATTTGGTACATTTATTTTACAACCTTTGGAAAGAGGCTTCGGAGTAACAATTGGTAACTCTTTTCGCAGAATCCTGCTTTCTTCACTTCCGGGAATAGCTATTAATGCCATTAAAATTAATGGTGTTGAGCATGAGTATTCCAGTATTCAGGGTGTTAAAGAAGATGTATATGAAATCATTCTGAACCTCAAAGAAGTGCGTTTTAAGCAGGTTGAACAAAGTAGTGGTGTTATTCATATCTCTATCTCTGGAGAAGGGAATTTTACCGCAGAAGATATAGATGAAGCAACTGCAGATTATGAGGTCTTAAATCCTGAAACGGTTATAGCAACTATGTCGGAAGATGCGGATATTGAAATGGAACTCCGTGTTGGAAGAGGGCGAGGTTACGTTCCTGCTG
This genomic interval carries:
- the rpsD gene encoding 30S ribosomal protein S4, with the translated sequence MARYRGPKQKKARRFREPIFGPSKALERKPYGPGQHGRSRYSRKSEYAIQLEEKQKAKYTYGLLEKQFSNLFDKANAKDGVTGVILLQYLESRLDNTVYRLGFARTRRQARQLVSHKHIVVNGEVVNIPSYHIRPGDVVSVRPKSKTLEVINESLQHAPSNKYKWLEIDKKQMKGKFLNVPEMEEIPENINVQLIVELYSK